One stretch of bacterium DNA includes these proteins:
- a CDS encoding transposase, with protein sequence MKAQDVCRKHGISPATCYEWESKYSGPSP encoded by the coding sequence TTGAAGGCCCAGGACGTATGCCGCAAGCACGGCATCAGCCCTGCGACCTGCTACGAGTGGGAGTCAAAGTACAGTGGGCCGTCGCCGTAG
- a CDS encoding sigma-70 family RNA polymerase sigma factor, which translates to MDRKALKRDIAAYVSGDDAAGRGVCATLDVEVRGVVYAFLSANDPDRDDIVQDTLLAILQYLRASGVSPDNPEAFAVTCALNRCRNLYHWRRLRQGVDIDEMAGRIPCADASPLDLLDAQETRNLLAEALASLDPDCRRLLRDIYLEETSIEILRRKAGLSSVQGIYHRKNICLKKVMKFFNRRRFGSRYTRRTRR; encoded by the coding sequence TTGGACCGCAAGGCCTTGAAACGCGACATCGCGGCGTACGTCTCGGGGGATGATGCGGCAGGCCGGGGGGTCTGCGCAACCCTTGACGTGGAGGTGCGCGGGGTCGTCTATGCTTTTCTGTCCGCCAACGATCCCGACCGGGATGATATCGTCCAGGACACGCTGCTGGCCATACTGCAGTACTTGCGGGCATCCGGGGTGAGCCCCGACAACCCTGAGGCTTTTGCGGTCACTTGCGCCCTGAACCGCTGCCGCAACCTCTATCACTGGCGCCGGCTGCGACAAGGTGTCGATATCGACGAGATGGCCGGGCGCATTCCGTGCGCAGACGCCAGCCCGCTCGACCTGCTGGATGCCCAGGAGACCCGCAACCTGCTGGCCGAGGCCCTGGCGTCCCTCGATCCGGACTGCCGGAGGCTGCTGCGGGACATCTACCTAGAGGAGACTTCCATCGAGATCTTGCGCCGGAAGGCCGGGTTGTCGTCGGTGCAGGGCATTTATCACCGTAAAAACATCTGCCTGAAAAAAGTCATGAAATTCTTCAACCGAAGACGGTTCGGTAGTCGTTACACCAGAAGGACACGTCGATGA
- a CDS encoding CHAT domain-containing protein produces MAISGGCGDGGTDATTDGVPLSPGLRPLVEAALDALDGPDRGRTDVARDLDLYADLQQALCDPYRCGAAVDSLFAAWTSAPTNFLWPELAMRNRSYLGRPDRLAEILDRYDLSDTTTAVGAYIRGWRNVGYTSGGEEFRRAWEMRDQLEPLQAFWLILKLAWIERLAGDGTRAFSLATDALPRARELGGRRAELVVWTEIARALNRMDRLDDALHAVGVAERLAGAVVRETGNVFLMQSQRLLRADILAARRETEAALALYEACADTCLDHRLLTLAAKSLNHGGILTAGTGDYEAGLRLYHKSLRIALAAEDSLNVPRHLMNIARRYRLLGNLDSCLVYQRRAEVWVEAYPDLRNRARLPLMQAEYHAQVGDYATVDSLLAAAAAMTPNLTTVEALAELHLQIIKDGLERGSPDAAYRSIALLDSLRDRLGDSLADRNVIVDVDLHSAEFLTRQGQFARALAALDQARDALEHRPDPTRSWQLARTRGTLARRRGDLAGAEVSYRECVGLAERIDDPDLRATGSLLLSVVLMDQDRFAEARSVLGGDGGRYRTRLSVRLFRGMAYTGEGRHDDALAELEAARDLCTPWSPRDLVARIDLETGRAQADAGRVEEAGEAYARVRDELSRHRTTRLFGTEADYYGDLRRELVEAELSLTTRTGRHVSTSEEARRALEQTCALLPGWRTSGDAAGASGDSWHTPQMVFFCGKRASFRWDIAAAGLTLSRLAGERELAMQLGTVLADLGHPGRDTVVDEMVALVAALGGTPPDWHDGQTLLVVPDGVLRGVPWVALHGSRREDGWLDLGPIVISDTPSSNPAAAARHTRPGRLLALGVDDVARAKVDGLPPLRHAEREAREIHGRWPADRAELRVGGGTVAADLRSEPLSGYDVIHVASHAVVYRGSSREVSLLLDGDWNAPLTMREIRGLDLDAELVFLSCCEAADGSTLNAGQAHADLASGFLDAGAASVVAPILMIEDEAAQHLAGLFYDGWLAGKSAAVALHDAQIAMRDGDPRLSHSFYWAFYLVLTSHGP; encoded by the coding sequence GTGGCGATATCGGGAGGCTGCGGGGATGGCGGGACCGACGCCACGACGGACGGCGTGCCTCTCTCGCCTGGACTCCGCCCCCTCGTCGAGGCCGCTCTCGACGCCCTCGACGGTCCCGACCGGGGCCGCACCGACGTCGCACGGGACCTGGACCTCTATGCCGACCTGCAGCAGGCGCTCTGCGATCCGTACCGGTGCGGGGCCGCCGTGGACAGCCTATTCGCGGCGTGGACGTCGGCGCCAACAAATTTCCTGTGGCCGGAACTGGCCATGCGCAACCGGTCGTACCTGGGACGCCCCGATCGCCTGGCGGAGATCCTCGACCGCTACGACCTGTCAGACACGACGACAGCCGTCGGCGCCTACATTCGCGGCTGGCGTAATGTGGGCTACACCTCCGGCGGTGAGGAATTTCGCCGGGCCTGGGAGATGCGCGACCAGCTGGAGCCGCTGCAGGCCTTTTGGCTGATCCTGAAGCTGGCCTGGATCGAGCGGCTTGCGGGCGACGGCACGCGGGCCTTCTCGCTGGCCACGGACGCGCTGCCCCGGGCTCGGGAACTTGGCGGCCGCCGTGCGGAACTGGTGGTATGGACGGAGATCGCACGGGCCCTGAATAGGATGGACCGCCTGGACGACGCCCTGCACGCAGTGGGCGTTGCGGAACGTCTGGCCGGGGCCGTCGTGCGGGAGACCGGCAATGTCTTCCTGATGCAGAGCCAGCGCCTGCTGCGCGCCGACATCCTGGCGGCGCGGCGCGAAACCGAGGCGGCCCTCGCCCTGTACGAGGCTTGCGCCGATACCTGTCTAGACCACCGTCTGCTCACGCTGGCTGCCAAGAGCCTGAACCATGGCGGCATACTCACCGCCGGTACCGGCGACTACGAGGCGGGCCTGCGCCTGTACCACAAGAGCCTGCGGATCGCCCTCGCCGCCGAGGATTCCCTGAACGTCCCGCGGCACTTGATGAATATCGCCCGTAGGTACCGGCTTCTGGGAAATCTGGATTCCTGCCTGGTCTATCAACGCCGGGCCGAGGTCTGGGTCGAGGCCTACCCGGACCTGCGCAACCGCGCTCGCCTGCCCCTGATGCAGGCCGAGTACCACGCTCAGGTCGGCGATTACGCCACGGTCGATTCGCTACTCGCCGCTGCGGCCGCCATGACGCCCAACCTGACCACCGTGGAGGCGCTGGCGGAACTCCATCTCCAGATCATCAAAGACGGCCTGGAGCGCGGCTCTCCCGACGCAGCTTATCGCTCGATCGCCCTGCTCGATTCCCTGCGCGATCGCCTGGGCGACTCTCTCGCCGACCGCAACGTGATCGTGGATGTGGACCTGCACTCCGCCGAGTTCCTGACGCGGCAGGGACAGTTCGCCCGGGCCCTCGCGGCCCTCGACCAGGCGCGAGACGCCCTCGAGCACCGACCCGACCCCACCCGCTCCTGGCAGCTGGCGCGGACGCGCGGGACGTTAGCGCGCCGTCGCGGCGACCTAGCCGGGGCCGAGGTGTCGTACCGTGAATGCGTCGGCTTGGCCGAACGGATCGACGACCCAGACCTGCGCGCCACCGGCAGCCTGCTGCTCAGCGTCGTGCTCATGGACCAGGACCGGTTCGCCGAAGCCCGCTCCGTCCTCGGGGGCGACGGTGGCCGCTACCGCACGCGGCTGTCGGTGCGGCTCTTTCGCGGTATGGCCTACACGGGCGAGGGGCGGCACGACGACGCGCTGGCCGAGCTGGAGGCCGCGCGCGACCTATGCACTCCCTGGTCGCCGCGCGACCTGGTGGCAAGGATCGACCTGGAGACAGGCCGCGCCCAGGCTGACGCCGGAAGGGTCGAAGAGGCCGGCGAGGCCTACGCAAGGGTCAGGGACGAGCTTTCGAGGCACAGAACGACCCGGCTGTTCGGGACCGAGGCGGATTATTATGGCGATCTGAGACGCGAGCTGGTCGAGGCCGAGCTGAGCCTGACAACCCGTACCGGGCGGCACGTGTCGACGAGCGAGGAAGCGCGGCGGGCCCTGGAGCAGACGTGCGCCCTGCTGCCGGGCTGGCGGACTAGCGGCGACGCGGCCGGCGCATCCGGCGATTCCTGGCACACGCCGCAGATGGTCTTCTTCTGCGGGAAGCGAGCCTCCTTCCGCTGGGACATAGCCGCGGCGGGCCTGACGCTAAGCCGGCTGGCGGGGGAACGGGAACTGGCGATGCAGCTGGGCACGGTGCTGGCCGACCTTGGCCATCCCGGACGCGACACGGTCGTGGACGAGATGGTTGCGCTTGTCGCGGCGCTGGGCGGCACCCCGCCGGACTGGCACGACGGACAGACGCTTCTGGTGGTCCCCGACGGCGTCCTGCGCGGCGTGCCCTGGGTGGCCCTGCACGGATCACGACGGGAGGACGGTTGGCTGGATCTGGGGCCGATCGTCATCTCGGATACGCCGTCGTCAAACCCTGCGGCGGCTGCCCGGCACACCCGACCGGGGCGGCTGCTGGCGCTGGGCGTCGACGACGTCGCCCGTGCGAAGGTCGACGGCCTGCCGCCCCTACGCCACGCCGAGCGCGAGGCCCGCGAGATCCACGGCCGGTGGCCGGCGGACCGGGCTGAGTTGCGCGTCGGCGGCGGAACCGTCGCCGCAGACCTGAGATCGGAACCGCTCTCCGGATACGACGTGATCCATGTGGCCAGCCACGCGGTCGTCTACCGGGGGTCGTCGCGCGAGGTGTCGCTGTTGCTGGATGGCGACTGGAACGCACCACTGACCATGCGCGAGATCCGCGGCCTCGACCTGGACGCCGAGCTGGTCTTCCTGTCCTGTTGCGAGGCGGCCGACGGCTCGACCTTGAACGCGGGTCAGGCCCATGCCGACCTGGCGAGCGGTTTCCTGGACGCAGGGGCCGCATCTGTCGTGGCACCGATTCTGATGATCGAGGACGAGGCCGCCCAGCACCTGGCCGGACTGTTCTATGACGGGTGGCTGGCGGGCAAATCGGCGGCCGTCGCGCTGCACGACGCGCAGATCGCCATGCGCGACGGCGATCCGCGCCTATCCCACTCGTTCTACTGGGCGTTCTACCTCGTCCTCACCTCACACGGCCCCTAG